A genomic window from Alkalihalobacillus sp. AL-G includes:
- the ytzI gene encoding YtzI protein gives MTKVLIISVIIIIVTLVVFVAAISKGYSYKHTVDPIDNNPNLDGNAENDDKTNG, from the coding sequence ATGACCAAAGTTCTAATCATTTCCGTCATCATCATCATTGTCACCCTTGTGGTCTTTGTAGCCGCTATTTCTAAAGGTTATTCCTATAAACATACGGTTGACCCGATCGATAACAACCCTAACCTTGATGGAAATGCTGAAAATGACGATAAAACAAACGGATAA
- a CDS encoding DUF2157 domain-containing protein → MNEYKWLKREAPKWVEKGLIQPEQLNGLLSLYQKKKSGNILPIFASILIGLGVLTFVASNWGDMSDVFRMVVICAALIGFYVAGYHQLNRGAESTGIALIGIGVVTFGAGIFLTSQIFHIVSYSATAFILWLLVSLSFYLMFPNRYFYLLSLVIGTVGMIYTSISFQTFDPILAILVIGGLGYVTFRENRSLYYYLFAVTYSICGISLLIGYELSYLWMTVIFLVLYAVSNFINNRKVKQIWEHMSIVGAIIISFISVFILDDFIKYEDEALPSIAYFVSLIVLLLIVLVWKIKKSERNQLADLVLFLPLFMFGMIGDVLYLVIAFAYSLFILISGYQSEESGKINWGTGLFLLSTLVAYIQLAWDFLPKSIFFFAGGILLFILSWYLERRRRKWLHDARGGKS, encoded by the coding sequence ATGAATGAATATAAATGGTTGAAGCGGGAAGCTCCAAAGTGGGTTGAGAAGGGGTTGATACAGCCAGAACAGCTGAATGGCCTTTTATCGCTTTATCAAAAAAAGAAAAGTGGAAATATACTGCCGATTTTTGCGAGTATTCTAATTGGTCTAGGTGTTTTGACCTTTGTCGCATCCAATTGGGGTGACATGAGTGATGTCTTTCGGATGGTGGTAATTTGTGCTGCTTTGATTGGGTTTTATGTGGCAGGATACCATCAGCTGAATAGGGGAGCCGAAAGCACTGGTATTGCGCTCATTGGTATTGGAGTTGTAACCTTTGGGGCGGGAATCTTTCTTACGTCACAGATCTTCCACATCGTCTCGTACAGTGCGACAGCCTTTATTTTGTGGCTGTTGGTTTCCTTGAGTTTTTACCTGATGTTTCCGAATCGTTACTTTTATCTATTATCGCTCGTCATTGGAACAGTAGGGATGATTTATACTTCAATATCGTTCCAAACCTTTGATCCTATCCTTGCAATACTCGTTATAGGTGGACTAGGATATGTGACCTTCCGTGAAAACCGAAGCTTGTATTATTATTTGTTCGCAGTTACGTACTCGATTTGCGGAATCTCTTTATTAATAGGCTACGAGCTTTCTTATTTGTGGATGACGGTTATCTTTCTCGTCCTTTACGCTGTTAGTAATTTCATCAACAATCGAAAGGTTAAACAAATCTGGGAACATATGAGCATTGTTGGAGCCATTATCATTAGCTTTATCAGTGTGTTTATACTGGATGATTTTATTAAGTACGAAGATGAGGCTTTACCGAGCATTGCATATTTCGTTTCACTAATCGTTCTTTTGCTTATTGTACTCGTTTGGAAAATCAAAAAATCCGAGAGAAACCAACTTGCCGATCTCGTACTGTTTTTACCTTTGTTTATGTTCGGCATGATCGGAGATGTCCTTTACTTGGTGATCGCATTTGCCTATTCTCTCTTCATATTGATCAGCGGCTATCAATCGGAAGAATCGGGCAAAATCAACTGGGGAACGGGGTTATTTTTGCTTAGCACACTCGTGGCATATATCCAGCTCGCTTGGGATTTCCTTCCGAAGTCCATATTCTTTTTCGCAGGTGGAATTCTTTTGTTCATCTTAAGCTGGTATCTTGAACGTCGGAGAAGAAAGTGGCTTCATGATGCACGGGGAGGTAAATCATGA
- a CDS encoding GDYXXLXY domain-containing protein, giving the protein MKRNSLFFVLIVFQIVALLTIAGSNYATLQYGERLLLKTEPIDPRDLFHGDYVILNYDISSLSLSLWEGEDKFESREKVYVVLQKKDKYYDAIGIYPDKPDVDDGKVVLKGKAQYEHAGTVFIDYGIERYYVEEGTGKSIEKQRELTDVVVRVAPWGQVAIEALVINK; this is encoded by the coding sequence ATGAAACGGAATTCTCTATTTTTTGTATTAATCGTATTCCAAATTGTCGCCCTTCTGACAATTGCAGGCTCTAATTATGCAACGCTTCAATATGGAGAACGTTTACTTTTAAAAACAGAGCCGATCGACCCAAGAGACCTGTTTCATGGGGATTATGTCATTCTGAACTATGACATTTCCTCGCTATCTTTATCATTGTGGGAAGGCGAGGACAAATTTGAATCGAGGGAAAAAGTTTATGTCGTCCTTCAGAAAAAAGATAAATATTATGATGCGATTGGAATTTATCCGGATAAACCAGACGTGGACGATGGTAAAGTCGTTTTAAAAGGAAAAGCCCAATATGAACATGCCGGAACGGTTTTCATTGATTATGGAATTGAGCGCTATTATGTAGAAGAGGGGACAGGTAAATCCATTGAAAAACAACGAGAATTGACAGATGTTGTTGTGAGGGTTGCTCCTTGGGGGCAGGTTGCAATTGAAGCGTTAGTCATAAATAAGTAA
- a CDS encoding MerR family transcriptional regulator, with product MYKISEFVEMTGLSKETLRYYAEVKLLEPAYIDPSNNYRYYDDGSYFLAILLVKLRGFGFTIQEMISVMEDESFEHLEDLLNQKRNNIQVQIENLLLRIEEIDAFIASGKEDNE from the coding sequence ATGTACAAGATTAGTGAGTTTGTTGAGATGACGGGATTAAGTAAGGAAACTTTACGTTATTATGCTGAAGTGAAATTACTCGAACCTGCTTATATCGACCCGAGTAACAACTATCGCTATTACGATGATGGCAGCTACTTTCTTGCCATCCTTCTGGTTAAATTGAGAGGTTTTGGCTTTACGATTCAGGAAATGATTTCTGTTATGGAGGACGAGTCATTTGAGCATTTAGAGGATCTGTTGAATCAAAAAAGGAATAACATACAGGTGCAAATAGAGAATTTACTACTAAGGATTGAAGAGATCGATGCTTTTATTGCATCTGGTAAGGAGGATAATGAATGA
- a CDS encoding ABC-F family ATP-binding cassette domain-containing protein gives MSMIHVTGLTHGFGDRMLFNDIEFRLLKGEHVGLVGANGTGKSTLLKLLTDKIISDEGEIEVHSGIELGYLEQHPDFERGQSIKDYLRSAFQRLFDLEKDMVRLTERLSMQSNEQLEDDLIKYGEIQETLEINRFYELDAHIEEVAAGLGIAQLGMEKATAELSGGQRTKLMLAKLLLQKPDVLLLDEPTNYLDDLHIEWLRSYLATYPNAFVLISHDTRFMNEVVNVIYHLEHKNITRYVGNYNAFVEAYELRKQQIHQAFSKQQKEIDKLEDYIRRNKARASTAKQAKSREKQLGKIDRIDKPVVQPKSWFGFEVCRQPNQEVITTSDLAIGYDEPLINNLNLTLKKNEKVAITGHNGIGKTTTLRTLLGQLKPISGSVNVGSFVRPAYLEQEIEITGDESALQHVWSRFPNLEEKEVRKRLARSGLKSEHIYQPMMTLSGGEQTKVRLTVLMLQESNLLILDEPTNHLDIKAKEALRKALQVYKGTILLVSHEPEFYEQWVTDIWNVESWRRA, from the coding sequence ATGAGTATGATTCATGTAACAGGACTAACGCACGGTTTTGGTGACCGGATGTTATTTAACGATATTGAGTTTCGGCTTTTAAAAGGAGAGCATGTCGGACTGGTAGGAGCAAATGGTACAGGGAAGTCCACGTTGCTAAAGCTTTTAACAGATAAAATCATATCCGATGAAGGTGAAATCGAGGTCCATTCTGGAATTGAACTCGGGTATTTGGAGCAGCATCCGGATTTCGAGAGAGGTCAATCAATCAAGGACTATTTAAGAAGTGCGTTTCAAAGGCTTTTCGACCTTGAAAAGGATATGGTGCGACTAACGGAAAGGCTGTCGATGCAATCGAATGAACAGTTAGAGGACGATTTGATCAAATATGGAGAGATCCAGGAAACGCTCGAAATCAATCGATTTTATGAACTGGATGCCCATATAGAAGAGGTCGCTGCTGGACTTGGCATTGCACAACTTGGTATGGAAAAAGCGACCGCGGAACTGTCCGGGGGGCAACGAACGAAATTGATGCTTGCTAAGTTACTGCTGCAAAAACCGGACGTATTGCTGTTGGATGAACCGACAAACTATCTTGATGATCTTCACATTGAGTGGCTCCGCAGTTATCTAGCTACCTATCCGAATGCATTTGTGCTGATTTCTCACGATACGAGGTTCATGAATGAAGTCGTGAATGTGATTTATCATCTTGAGCACAAAAACATCACCCGCTACGTCGGAAACTATAACGCGTTTGTCGAGGCGTACGAATTGCGGAAACAGCAAATCCATCAAGCCTTTTCCAAGCAACAAAAGGAAATCGATAAGCTTGAAGATTATATCCGGCGGAATAAAGCACGAGCGTCTACGGCCAAACAAGCGAAAAGCAGGGAAAAGCAGCTCGGAAAAATCGACCGGATTGATAAGCCTGTAGTTCAGCCGAAGTCATGGTTCGGTTTTGAGGTCTGCCGTCAGCCGAATCAGGAGGTTATCACGACATCGGATCTTGCAATCGGATATGATGAACCGTTGATCAATAATCTGAATCTCACTTTAAAAAAGAATGAGAAAGTTGCAATTACAGGGCACAATGGGATCGGAAAAACCACCACCCTTAGAACTTTACTCGGTCAGTTGAAACCAATTTCCGGGAGTGTGAACGTCGGTTCTTTCGTCAGACCAGCATATCTTGAACAGGAAATTGAGATTACTGGAGATGAATCTGCCTTGCAGCATGTATGGTCCAGGTTTCCGAATCTCGAAGAAAAGGAAGTGCGCAAACGTCTGGCAAGGTCCGGGCTGAAAAGTGAACACATTTATCAGCCGATGATGACTTTAAGTGGCGGGGAACAAACGAAGGTCCGCCTTACTGTGTTGATGCTTCAGGAAAGCAATTTGCTTATCCTTGATGAACCGACAAACCATCTGGATATAAAAGCGAAGGAAGCACTAAGGAAAGCATTACAGGTATACAAGGGCACTATCCTGCTGGTATCCCATGAACCTGAATTTTATGAACAGTGGGTAACGGACATTTGGAACGTTGAAAGTTGGAGAAGAGCATAA
- a CDS encoding cyclic-phosphate processing receiver domain-containing protein produces MSKINVFLDDVRPCPEHYVLATDIDQCINLLRKFDVQHLSLDHDLESKVKNGFMLVEYMVKSQLFAETITVHSANSGAGKRMYWYLLEAQEQGLISQSVGIFYYPLPLHVFNLQCPIPLDLFNR; encoded by the coding sequence TTGTCAAAAATAAATGTGTTTTTAGACGATGTTCGCCCGTGTCCAGAACATTACGTCCTTGCGACAGATATTGATCAATGTATTAACTTGTTAAGGAAATTTGACGTACAACATTTGTCATTGGATCATGATTTAGAAAGCAAGGTAAAAAATGGATTTATGCTAGTTGAATACATGGTGAAGAGTCAGTTGTTTGCTGAAACAATTACAGTCCATTCGGCAAATTCCGGTGCAGGGAAACGAATGTATTGGTATTTGCTGGAGGCTCAGGAGCAAGGATTGATTTCTCAGAGTGTAGGAATTTTCTACTATCCATTACCGCTACATGTGTTTAACCTTCAATGTCCGATACCATTGGATTTATTTAATCGATAG
- a CDS encoding DUF2975 domain-containing protein, which yields MKRGSTLFLRTAVILLGIPVLALCIFGLSRFDPNSPYWQLPELANLQYPLLIGMYAAMIPFFFALYRTLKLLSYIDKNEAFSELSVKALKNIKYCAITISILYVLEMPFLYLLTTVDDTPGILIGMIVIFASMVIAVFAAVLQRLLQEAIDIKAENDLIV from the coding sequence ATGAAACGAGGATCAACACTCTTTTTAAGGACAGCTGTTATTCTTCTTGGAATCCCAGTTCTTGCTTTGTGTATATTTGGGTTGTCTAGATTTGACCCGAATTCCCCATATTGGCAGCTTCCTGAGCTGGCTAATTTGCAATATCCATTATTAATCGGCATGTATGCAGCAATGATACCGTTTTTCTTTGCTTTGTATCGGACTTTAAAACTTTTAAGCTATATTGACAAGAACGAAGCTTTCTCGGAATTATCTGTAAAGGCTTTAAAGAATATAAAATACTGCGCAATCACAATCAGTATTTTGTATGTTTTAGAGATGCCATTCTTATATCTTCTAACAACGGTAGACGACACACCAGGCATATTAATCGGAATGATCGTTATTTTTGCTTCAATGGTGATTGCAGTCTTTGCTGCTGTTCTCCAAAGACTTTTACAAGAAGCCATAGATATAAAAGCGGAAAATGATTTAATAGTCTGA
- the htpX gene encoding protease HtpX, producing MAKRIFLFILTNVLVLTTIMVVLSLLGLNSYIDAATGNIQFGALLAFSAVIGFTGSFISLAISRWMAKKIMRVKVIDPNGSLNAYEQSLVDRVHRLARTAGLAHMPEVGIYNSPEVNAFATGPSKRRSLVAVSTGLLEQMDDDAVEGVVAHEIAHIANGDMVTMTLLQGVVNTFVVFLSRIAAWAVAQLVDEDKAAIVHILAIIVFQIAFSILGSIVIFAYSRYREYHADRGGADLAGKDKMIHALESLKAHVNRVDTRQETLASMKISGGKRKKLLFSTHPDLDERIRRLHAK from the coding sequence ATGGCAAAGCGTATATTTCTATTTATCCTTACAAACGTGTTAGTGCTTACGACGATCATGGTCGTGCTTTCATTATTAGGATTGAATTCTTATATTGATGCTGCTACTGGGAACATTCAATTCGGTGCATTGTTGGCATTCAGTGCAGTGATAGGTTTTACAGGCTCATTCATCTCACTTGCGATTTCTCGCTGGATGGCTAAAAAAATCATGCGTGTCAAAGTAATTGATCCGAATGGTTCGCTTAACGCATACGAACAAAGCCTTGTTGATCGTGTTCATCGCTTAGCGCGAACAGCCGGATTAGCACATATGCCTGAGGTGGGAATTTATAATTCTCCTGAGGTCAATGCGTTTGCTACGGGGCCTTCCAAGCGTCGTTCACTCGTTGCGGTTTCGACAGGTTTACTTGAGCAAATGGATGACGATGCAGTTGAAGGTGTTGTCGCTCACGAGATTGCCCATATTGCAAATGGTGACATGGTTACAATGACCCTATTGCAGGGTGTCGTGAATACATTCGTTGTTTTTCTATCAAGAATCGCAGCATGGGCTGTCGCACAGTTAGTTGACGAAGATAAAGCAGCAATCGTCCATATTCTCGCAATCATCGTATTCCAAATTGCCTTTTCGATTCTCGGAAGTATTGTGATCTTTGCCTACTCTCGTTACCGTGAGTACCATGCAGATCGTGGTGGAGCAGACCTTGCAGGTAAAGATAAGATGATCCATGCACTTGAGTCGTTAAAAGCTCATGTTAACCGAGTCGATACAAGACAAGAAACACTTGCATCCATGAAAATCAGCGGTGGTAAACGGAAAAAACTACTTTTTTCCACGCACCCTGATCTTGATGAGCGTATCCGACGCTTACATGCGAAATAA
- a CDS encoding SRPBCC family protein, whose translation MIHWKEEIIIETHIENVWELFFDKNIKKIMPKVEEHVLIEKKEGEVGAKHQQKYREGKRVETYIVETLGFKNDEDQKLKQISFVLGKAFEINLTFRLLKIDDTHTKFIYEGQNKGVNFVGRAMLKLGSEKTNYKVVQEFLQKVKQEAMIQ comes from the coding sequence ATGATCCATTGGAAAGAAGAAATTATTATTGAGACTCATATTGAAAATGTGTGGGAATTGTTCTTCGATAAAAACATCAAGAAAATCATGCCGAAAGTAGAGGAACATGTATTGATTGAAAAGAAGGAAGGGGAAGTAGGAGCAAAGCATCAGCAGAAATATCGCGAAGGAAAACGGGTAGAAACCTATATTGTTGAAACATTAGGGTTTAAAAATGATGAAGATCAGAAGCTAAAACAAATTAGCTTTGTATTAGGCAAGGCTTTTGAAATCAATCTTACTTTCAGGTTACTTAAAATCGATGATACTCACACGAAATTCATTTACGAGGGGCAAAACAAAGGAGTGAATTTTGTTGGAAGAGCAATGCTGAAACTCGGCAGTGAGAAAACCAACTATAAAGTTGTTCAGGAGTTTTTACAAAAGGTTAAACAAGAAGCTATGATACAATGA
- a CDS encoding DUF1836 domain-containing protein: MHPFTLTRKEMAELLLSLQNNEGMSPFDVIKSALVDSNQSDSENSMVESAMNSSLPGIFEKLMKISKRDVGLSINEIVSLGNQIEYSSFSTSAVQNWVKRDVRGLIGSPQKGKKYSLEQAAILFIVEDLKSTLDFVSIRNLLTLIFNNIEDRQDDLIDPLYYYSTYSLIFEELDLNKDYVVDVDFRIHHGDRAEMLIFQKAEEKLKAMDFLNEKEKTIIQNALVISTLSVQTSYFQSVSRQFLNSTLFI; this comes from the coding sequence ATGCATCCATTCACATTAACACGAAAAGAAATGGCGGAATTATTACTGTCTCTACAAAATAATGAAGGTATGTCTCCTTTTGATGTCATTAAAAGTGCTTTGGTGGATTCGAATCAATCAGATTCGGAAAATTCAATGGTGGAAAGTGCGATGAATTCATCGTTACCAGGGATTTTTGAAAAATTGATGAAAATATCGAAACGGGATGTCGGTCTTTCTATTAATGAAATTGTATCTCTCGGAAACCAAATCGAATACAGCAGCTTCTCGACAAGTGCAGTGCAAAATTGGGTGAAACGGGATGTCCGCGGGTTAATCGGATCCCCTCAAAAAGGCAAGAAATACTCCCTTGAGCAAGCCGCGATTTTATTTATCGTTGAAGATTTGAAAAGTACACTTGATTTTGTATCCATTCGTAACCTGCTGACGTTAATTTTCAATAATATTGAGGATCGGCAGGATGACTTGATTGATCCGCTTTATTATTACTCTACATATTCCTTAATTTTTGAAGAACTTGATTTGAACAAGGATTATGTAGTGGACGTAGACTTCCGAATTCATCATGGTGATCGGGCGGAAATGCTGATTTTCCAAAAGGCAGAAGAAAAGCTAAAGGCAATGGATTTTTTAAATGAAAAAGAGAAAACGATTATTCAGAATGCATTAGTCATTTCAACCTTATCTGTACAAACCTCTTATTTCCAATCCGTTTCACGACAATTCCTAAATTCAACATTGTTCATTTGA
- a CDS encoding N-acetylmuramoyl-L-alanine amidase, which translates to MKTIVLDPGHGGRDTGATYRQYREKDFNLEVSLQVRKYLLNDYSANVLMTRTTDKTLTLGERTTFANEKNADFFCSIHHNAAGGRGFESFIYNGSVPESTKRIQDIVHQEIVYTVNRYNVVNRGQKRANFYVLRNTEMDALLLEILFIDNEQDLKLMLNDQFVDDVANATAQGIAKALSLPRKKTPEPPAGKVLYKVIAGSFKEKKNAEERAAFLKEKGIEPYIYSVTIDGSLFYRVQAGAYADKENAEDQERKVEQLGIKDAFIVTEGTSEPSEPPTPEPVKGYTILGPTLIQPENLNLFVKKVNPNAPDLGALYDELSRVYGIRGDVAFAQAVHETNYFRFTGVVEPGQNNYAGIGATGPNENGASFATPKEGVLAHLQHLFAYASTEQPPDEFDIVDPRFSLVNRGSAKSWTQLNGKWAVPGTTYGQQILALYEKMIDFEINQVNEHLDRLEKAKQQI; encoded by the coding sequence ATGAAAACGATCGTGTTGGACCCTGGTCACGGGGGGCGGGATACAGGAGCAACGTATCGCCAGTACCGTGAAAAGGATTTTAACCTGGAAGTTTCTTTACAGGTACGAAAATATCTACTCAATGACTACTCTGCAAATGTTCTAATGACGCGAACAACAGACAAAACACTAACCCTCGGTGAACGGACCACATTTGCTAATGAAAAAAATGCAGACTTCTTTTGCTCGATCCATCATAACGCAGCTGGTGGAAGAGGCTTCGAAAGCTTTATTTATAACGGATCGGTTCCGGAAAGTACGAAAAGGATTCAAGATATCGTACACCAAGAAATTGTCTATACTGTAAATCGATATAATGTCGTAAACCGTGGACAAAAGAGAGCAAATTTCTATGTGTTGCGAAACACTGAAATGGATGCTCTTTTACTAGAGATTTTATTTATCGATAATGAGCAGGATCTTAAACTGATGTTAAATGACCAATTTGTGGATGATGTTGCCAATGCCACGGCACAAGGAATCGCAAAAGCTTTGTCTTTACCACGAAAGAAAACGCCGGAGCCTCCTGCCGGAAAGGTGTTATATAAGGTGATTGCAGGTTCCTTTAAGGAAAAGAAAAATGCGGAAGAACGGGCTGCTTTCCTAAAAGAAAAAGGAATTGAACCCTACATTTACTCGGTAACAATTGATGGATCCCTCTTTTATCGGGTCCAGGCAGGGGCATACGCGGATAAAGAAAATGCAGAGGATCAAGAGCGAAAAGTGGAGCAGCTTGGGATTAAGGATGCGTTCATCGTAACAGAAGGAACTTCGGAACCATCTGAACCGCCGACTCCTGAACCAGTAAAAGGCTATACTATTCTTGGCCCAACGCTTATACAGCCTGAAAACCTGAACCTGTTTGTGAAAAAGGTGAATCCAAATGCTCCAGATCTGGGTGCTTTGTACGATGAACTAAGTCGTGTCTATGGAATTCGCGGTGATGTCGCTTTTGCCCAAGCGGTTCATGAAACGAATTATTTCCGTTTCACCGGTGTTGTTGAACCTGGTCAAAACAACTATGCAGGAATCGGTGCAACAGGTCCTAATGAAAATGGAGCATCCTTCGCAACGCCTAAGGAAGGTGTTCTCGCCCATTTACAGCATCTGTTTGCCTATGCATCTACAGAACAACCACCGGATGAATTTGATATCGTCGACCCCCGCTTCTCTTTAGTGAATCGTGGTTCAGCGAAAAGCTGGACCCAATTAAATGGGAAATGGGCAGTTCCTGGAACCACTTACGGACAACAAATACTCGCATTATATGAAAAAATGATCGACTTTGAAATCAACCAAGTAAATGAACATCTGGACCGGCTCGAAAAAGCGAAACAACAAATATAG
- a CDS encoding BsuPI-related putative proteinase inhibitor gives MFRYLMISMLVFLTACGTAQEPNPPKAEPSNGQVQEKPDSGGNGIVAGKVEINAVSINTNKAVFEVKNQTEQIVELQLSSGQQFDLWITDESGNEVFHWAEGKVFTQALMTKTLKQGESLTYEVEYPELKPGTNKFKFVFTSKPPIEQIFEHTIQ, from the coding sequence ATGTTTCGCTACTTAATGATCAGCATGCTAGTTTTCTTAACCGCATGTGGCACAGCACAAGAACCCAATCCCCCTAAAGCAGAACCGTCAAATGGACAAGTTCAAGAAAAGCCGGATTCTGGAGGTAACGGTATTGTGGCAGGAAAAGTAGAGATAAATGCAGTGTCAATTAATACAAATAAAGCTGTCTTTGAAGTGAAAAATCAAACCGAGCAGATTGTCGAGCTTCAGCTTTCAAGTGGTCAGCAATTTGACCTTTGGATTACCGATGAAAGTGGAAACGAGGTGTTTCATTGGGCGGAAGGGAAAGTGTTCACCCAAGCCCTGATGACAAAAACACTTAAACAGGGTGAATCCTTAACATACGAGGTCGAATACCCTGAACTAAAACCAGGCACGAACAAATTCAAGTTCGTCTTCACCTCGAAACCACCTATTGAACAGATATTTGAACACACGATCCAGTAA
- a CDS encoding MFS transporter translates to MKNWRRSSRFLWLCNFIIVAAMTMVLPFLPLFLEELGVTNEKNLSIWTGAIFSAAFLSGAIMAPIWGVFADKYGQKANLVRAGIGMGIMTFLMAFATGPWMLLILRFCMGFFSGFITVAFSYLSRITPKEHTGAALGFLQTGGISGGIIGPLIGGALSDIFGFRAVFAVTGVSILMAVLLVVFLIPKDQPLQTTKGKHGTFLDVLRHRELLILFMATFLLQAAMLSTNSMMTIFVKTIVSNPENLAFLSGLAASILGIATIIGSPYLGRLGDRLGHVKMLPAIMLFSGILFFPQLWTDSVYELYAWRFLQGLILGGVWPALQTLIYKKTPETIQGRAFGVTASCRFLGNLIGPIIGGWISGAFLTAYVFGFAGVILIIGSVLVKFGIEET, encoded by the coding sequence ATGAAAAATTGGAGACGAAGTTCGAGATTTTTGTGGTTATGTAATTTTATAATTGTTGCAGCGATGACGATGGTCCTTCCATTCTTACCGTTATTTTTGGAAGAGCTCGGTGTAACCAACGAAAAGAACCTTAGTATTTGGACAGGTGCCATTTTTTCTGCCGCATTTTTGTCAGGTGCAATCATGGCTCCAATCTGGGGGGTTTTTGCGGATAAATACGGGCAAAAGGCGAATTTGGTTCGTGCAGGAATTGGTATGGGGATCATGACCTTCTTAATGGCCTTTGCTACAGGGCCATGGATGCTCCTCATTTTAAGATTTTGTATGGGATTCTTCTCGGGGTTTATTACGGTCGCTTTTTCATATTTATCAAGAATCACTCCAAAAGAGCATACAGGTGCTGCACTAGGCTTTTTACAAACAGGCGGTATTTCTGGCGGAATCATCGGACCGCTGATTGGTGGAGCCTTATCAGATATCTTTGGGTTTCGAGCGGTTTTTGCTGTTACAGGAGTCAGTATTCTGATGGCAGTATTGCTTGTCGTTTTCCTCATCCCAAAAGATCAGCCATTGCAAACGACAAAAGGGAAGCATGGTACGTTCCTGGATGTCCTCCGTCATCGTGAGCTTCTTATCTTATTTATGGCAACATTTCTTTTGCAGGCGGCGATGTTAAGTACAAATTCAATGATGACGATCTTTGTCAAAACAATCGTATCGAATCCCGAAAACTTGGCGTTCCTCTCAGGCCTCGCCGCATCGATCCTCGGGATTGCAACGATTATCGGCTCACCCTACCTCGGTAGGTTAGGTGATCGACTTGGTCATGTGAAAATGCTGCCAGCAATCATGCTGTTTAGCGGTATTCTGTTTTTCCCTCAGCTTTGGACGGATTCAGTGTACGAGCTATATGCGTGGCGCTTCCTCCAAGGACTTATTTTAGGCGGAGTCTGGCCTGCACTTCAAACCTTGATTTATAAAAAAACTCCGGAAACGATCCAGGGAAGAGCGTTTGGTGTAACAGCGAGTTGTCGGTTTTTAGGAAACCTGATTGGACCTATTATTGGCGGATGGATATCAGGTGCATTTTTAACGGCATATGTGTTTGGATTTGCCGGAGTGATTCTCATCATCGGTAGTGTACTAGTAAAGTTCGGAATCGAGGAAACATAG
- a CDS encoding helix-turn-helix transcriptional regulator — translation MAIIINIDVMLAKRKMSVTELSERVGITMANLSILKNGKAKAIRLSTLEAICKAVECQPGDILEYKNDEATSG, via the coding sequence ATGGCAATTATAATCAATATTGATGTGATGCTTGCTAAAAGGAAAATGAGTGTCACAGAACTTTCGGAGAGAGTTGGAATCACGATGGCTAATCTTTCTATATTGAAAAATGGAAAGGCAAAAGCAATTCGATTATCAACTTTAGAGGCGATTTGTAAGGCTGTAGAATGTCAGCCTGGAGATATTTTAGAATACAAAAATGACGAAGCCACTTCAGGATAA